From a single Shewanella donghaensis genomic region:
- the cysQ gene encoding 3'(2'),5'-bisphosphate nucleotidase CysQ, whose translation MKPEEVIEQVISIASEAGQKIRDIYVKGDFDREIKSDNTPVTSADIAANDIICAALAELTPDIPILSEEAADIPFSERSEWPRYWLVDPLDGTGEFIAGSGDFSVIIALVEHNRPVMGVVYVPMTKVCYYAIAGLGAYKRDSKNEVRITSNPITDINTSGLRLAVSRRQDPQSVLKLLNHPSSCELVVLGGAALKSCLVAEGRADCYVRLGPTGEWDTGAAQIILEEAGGSLMDINLQPMTYNERETLENPNFIVVGSPSLPWDDILTN comes from the coding sequence ATGAAGCCAGAAGAAGTAATTGAACAAGTTATCAGTATCGCGAGCGAAGCGGGTCAGAAGATCCGCGATATCTATGTGAAAGGCGATTTTGATCGTGAAATCAAATCTGATAATACGCCTGTGACCTCTGCAGATATCGCAGCAAACGATATAATTTGTGCTGCACTTGCCGAATTGACTCCAGACATCCCAATTCTAAGTGAAGAAGCTGCTGATATTCCCTTCAGCGAACGTTCGGAATGGCCACGTTATTGGTTAGTTGATCCTCTCGATGGCACCGGTGAATTCATTGCTGGTAGTGGTGATTTCTCGGTAATTATTGCATTAGTCGAACATAATCGACCGGTTATGGGCGTTGTTTACGTGCCAATGACGAAAGTGTGTTACTACGCTATTGCTGGCTTAGGTGCCTATAAGCGTGATAGTAAGAATGAAGTACGTATTACCAGTAATCCAATTACCGATATTAATACATCTGGTTTACGACTTGCCGTTAGCCGTCGTCAAGACCCACAGTCAGTATTGAAATTGCTAAATCACCCAAGTAGCTGTGAATTGGTTGTTTTAGGCGGGGCAGCATTAAAAAGTTGCTTAGTGGCCGAAGGTCGCGCTGATTGTTATGTCCGTTTAGGACCTACAGGTGAGTGGGATACTGGCGCAGCACAAATCATTTTAGAAGAAGCGGGTGGCTCGTTAATGGACATTAACTTACAGCCGATGACTTACAATGAACGTGAAACACTTGAAAATCCTAATTTTATTGTTGTAGGAAGCCCGAGCTTACCTTGGGACGATATACTGACTAATTAG
- a CDS encoding TetR/AcrR family transcriptional regulator, whose amino-acid sequence MARRKEHTHAQLHDMAINTVMAYLQTSTLASLSLRKVATTIGYAPSTLINIFGSYQQLLLSVSETVLEDLYSLLETALETELRSSTSPTDPLHEQTDCYKDQPLQGATKAIEVLAQQYSQFALSNPACFKLVFELSTPEDMALSSSHQATIDKLFQLVALELSRLFPRAIEQDIELMSRVLWGGIHGLTCLSLDGKLFSDTTQLPKMLTSHIQGYLSGMAKNKDVSCC is encoded by the coding sequence ATGGCGAGAAGGAAAGAGCACACTCACGCACAACTCCATGATATGGCGATTAATACAGTGATGGCTTACTTGCAAACTTCAACACTAGCGAGTTTGAGCTTACGGAAAGTGGCCACTACCATTGGTTATGCGCCGAGCACTTTGATTAATATTTTTGGCAGTTATCAACAATTACTATTGAGTGTATCTGAAACAGTATTAGAAGATTTGTACTCACTTTTAGAGACTGCGCTCGAGACAGAGTTAAGATCTAGCACTTCACCTACCGATCCACTTCATGAGCAAACGGATTGCTATAAAGATCAACCATTGCAGGGTGCTACCAAAGCTATTGAGGTTTTAGCGCAGCAATACAGTCAGTTTGCCTTATCAAATCCAGCTTGTTTTAAATTAGTCTTCGAACTCAGTACACCTGAAGACATGGCTTTGTCATCAAGTCATCAAGCAACAATTGATAAACTGTTTCAGTTAGTCGCTTTAGAATTAAGTCGCTTATTTCCTAGGGCCATAGAGCAAGATATTGAACTTATGAGCCGCGTGTTATGGGGCGGTATTCACGGATTAACGTGTTTAAGCCTTGATGGAAAACTCTTTAGCGATACAACCCAATTACCGAAAATGTTAACGAGCCATATACAAGGCTACTTATCTGGAATGGCAAAAAATAAGGATGTTTCATGCTGTTAA
- a CDS encoding MFS transporter: MLLTRRFLPYFVTQCLGALNDNIYKNVLLLLVTYSQVDALPISVNMFVNLAAGVFILPFFLFSAHAGVVADNMDKALLIRRLKLLELIIMSCAAAAILSQSYLVMLVLLFLTGSQSAYFGPVKYSLLPQTLAENELVKGNAWVEMGTFISILVGTLSAGLLVASGNSLMSAAITVVTLAIAGYLSSRAIPSLPPQGTISKIRFTPFTGTWHSIAKVRKTPSIWMAILAISWFWFLGATYLTQFPNFAKLHLHADATVVSLLLALFSVGIAIGSWVCERISYGRVELGVLPFGILGLTIFGVDLIFAIPPAPLDTALVYSFSTFIADTQHYRVMFDLLFVGLSGGLFIVPLYAFIQSRAAEGECAQAIAANNIINALFMVIAALLSIVLLGFLEWSIPQLFLLLAAMNSVVALYVYSQVPEFAQRFVSYILSHLMYRVTVKGRQNIPEQGAGVIVCNHVSYVDALIIMGSSSRPIRFVMDKSISEIPLLKYLFRHAGVIPICSPKKCETTYNQAFESIHDALSNEELVCIFPEGRLSVDGDIAEFRPGIESILSRDPVTVIPMSLKGLWGSYFSHKGGHALTTRPKRFWSKVTVNIDKPVDGVELGRHGLQQKVTGLFNQSAD, from the coding sequence ATGCTGTTAACTAGACGCTTTTTACCTTACTTCGTCACGCAGTGCCTTGGTGCATTGAATGACAATATCTACAAAAATGTGCTGTTATTACTAGTGACATATAGCCAAGTAGATGCACTGCCTATTAGTGTAAATATGTTTGTCAATTTGGCTGCTGGGGTATTTATTTTACCTTTCTTCTTATTTTCAGCCCATGCTGGTGTGGTGGCCGATAATATGGATAAGGCATTACTCATAAGGCGACTGAAGTTACTCGAATTGATCATAATGTCGTGTGCCGCCGCAGCTATCTTGTCGCAAAGTTATTTGGTGATGTTAGTGCTGCTATTCTTAACTGGCAGTCAATCCGCCTATTTTGGACCTGTTAAGTATTCTTTGTTACCACAAACGCTGGCAGAAAATGAACTTGTAAAGGGCAATGCTTGGGTGGAAATGGGGACCTTTATTTCGATACTTGTAGGCACTTTATCTGCAGGTTTGTTAGTGGCCAGTGGCAACAGCTTAATGAGCGCGGCAATCACGGTAGTGACATTAGCAATAGCAGGTTATTTATCGAGTCGTGCAATCCCATCACTGCCACCTCAAGGCACAATCAGTAAAATTCGTTTCACACCTTTCACGGGTACATGGCACAGCATTGCTAAAGTAAGAAAAACGCCCAGTATCTGGATGGCCATTCTCGCCATTAGCTGGTTTTGGTTTTTAGGCGCGACTTATCTGACCCAGTTTCCTAACTTTGCCAAGTTACATTTGCACGCAGATGCAACCGTAGTGTCACTGCTATTAGCCTTATTCTCTGTTGGTATCGCGATTGGTTCTTGGGTATGTGAGCGAATTTCTTATGGCCGTGTTGAGCTAGGTGTTTTGCCATTTGGGATATTAGGTTTAACTATATTCGGTGTTGATTTGATATTCGCTATTCCTCCAGCACCTTTGGATACTGCCTTGGTATACAGCTTTAGTACATTTATCGCAGATACGCAGCATTACAGAGTGATGTTTGATTTATTGTTTGTTGGCTTAAGCGGTGGTTTATTCATTGTTCCCTTGTATGCCTTCATTCAATCTCGCGCAGCAGAAGGGGAATGTGCCCAGGCTATAGCGGCGAATAACATTATCAATGCCTTGTTCATGGTGATAGCGGCATTGTTATCTATTGTGTTGTTAGGCTTCTTAGAGTGGAGTATTCCACAGTTATTTTTATTACTGGCTGCTATGAATAGCGTTGTCGCGTTATATGTTTATTCTCAAGTGCCAGAATTTGCTCAACGTTTTGTCAGTTACATTTTGAGTCACTTGATGTATCGAGTCACAGTAAAAGGGCGTCAGAATATTCCAGAGCAAGGTGCTGGGGTGATTGTGTGTAACCATGTGAGCTATGTTGATGCTTTGATTATTATGGGCTCATCCTCACGGCCTATCCGTTTTGTGATGGATAAATCTATTAGTGAAATTCCGTTATTGAAATACCTATTCCGCCACGCGGGTGTTATTCCTATTTGTTCACCAAAGAAATGTGAAACAACTTATAACCAAGCATTTGAGTCAATTCATGATGCACTTAGTAATGAAGAACTTGTGTGTATTTTCCCTGAAGGGCGTTTATCGGTTGACGGTGATATTGCCGAGTTTAGACCCGGTATAGAGTCGATTCTATCTCGTGATCCAGTGACCGTTATTCCAATGTCATTGAAAGGCCTGTGGGGATCTTATTTTAGCCACAAAGGCGGTCATGCGTTAACGACTAGGCCAAAGCGTTTCTGGTCAAAGGTAACGGTTAATATTGATAAGCCTGTTGATGGTGTTGAACTGGGAAGACATGGGCTACAGCAAAAGGTCACAGGGTTATTTAATCAGTCTGCTGATTAA
- the mnmH gene encoding tRNA 2-selenouridine(34) synthase MnmH — protein sequence MSDNIIANTEYQRLFLEQRPLIDVRAPIEFTKGAFQHSYNLPLMNDAERTMVGTCYKEQGQSAAIALGHQLVNGHTKQQRIDAWQQFIAEQPNSYLYCFRGGLRSQLSQQWLKDNGISMPYIEGGYKAMRQFLINVIESSPAKQPLVILSGITGSGKTELLQLRKEAIDLEGIANHRGSSFGKNLDPQPTQINFENQLAIKLLQHNHQQHDKVLLEDESFLIGRSAIPKTFYQAMQASDIIVLEESLHNRLVRIHKDYVIDKSAAFMDRFEEAQGKIEFTQYLLNSINSIKKRLGGKKQQQLTAIIEQAINQQFSQNDLSGHFDWITILLEQYYDPMYQYQMSKHQQRVIFSGDKTAIQAYLDQ from the coding sequence ATGTCAGATAACATCATTGCTAACACTGAGTATCAGCGTCTTTTTTTGGAGCAACGACCTTTAATCGATGTGAGAGCCCCGATTGAGTTTACTAAAGGGGCATTTCAGCATTCTTACAATTTGCCATTGATGAATGATGCTGAACGAACCATGGTCGGTACTTGCTACAAAGAACAAGGTCAAAGTGCCGCAATAGCTTTAGGTCATCAACTGGTTAATGGTCACACTAAGCAACAACGTATTGATGCTTGGCAGCAATTTATAGCGGAGCAGCCCAACAGTTACCTCTATTGTTTTCGCGGTGGTTTACGCTCACAGTTATCACAACAATGGCTCAAGGATAATGGTATTTCGATGCCTTACATTGAAGGTGGCTACAAAGCGATGCGCCAGTTTCTCATTAATGTCATTGAATCTTCGCCAGCCAAACAACCATTAGTCATTTTAAGTGGGATAACTGGGAGTGGTAAGACTGAGCTATTACAGCTACGCAAAGAAGCCATTGATTTAGAGGGTATCGCAAATCACCGCGGTTCAAGCTTTGGAAAGAACCTTGACCCACAACCGACACAGATTAACTTTGAAAATCAGCTCGCCATCAAACTGCTTCAACATAACCATCAACAGCACGATAAAGTCTTATTAGAGGATGAGAGCTTCTTAATCGGCCGCTCAGCCATTCCAAAGACCTTTTATCAAGCTATGCAAGCCAGTGACATTATTGTGTTAGAGGAAAGCTTACATAACCGCTTAGTCAGAATACATAAAGACTATGTCATCGATAAGTCTGCAGCGTTTATGGATCGATTTGAAGAGGCACAAGGCAAGATTGAATTTACGCAGTACTTACTAAATAGCATTAATTCAATTAAAAAGCGTCTCGGAGGTAAAAAGCAACAGCAACTTACCGCTATTATTGAACAAGCCATCAATCAACAGTTTTCTCAAAATGACCTCAGCGGCCATTTTGACTGGATTACCATCTTACTTGAACAGTATTACGACCCTATGTATCAATATCAAATGAGTAAGCATCAACAAAGGGTCATATTTAGCGGTGATAAAACCGCGATTCAGGCATATCTAGATCAGTGA
- the selD gene encoding selenide, water dikinase SelD: MSESSVKLTEYSHGAGCGCKISPQVLSTILASSLPSFTDPKLLVGNQTRDDAAVYQLNDETGIISTTDFFMPIVDDPFTFGRIAATNAISDIYAMGGTPIMAIAILGWPVNVLAPEVAQKVIEGGRQACADAGIMLAGGHSIDAPEPIFGLAVTGQIPLEQLKRNSTAKAGDKLYLTKPIGIGILTTAQKQKKLTSEDSMIAINAMCQLNKVGQDIAAITGVNALTDVTGFGLAGHLIEVCQGGNVSANLSFNSIPLLAQAMHYLNLGCTPGGTQRNFESYQQYLPEMSEQQQAILCDPQTSGGLLISVSPDSEQQLIALLNSQDIAPICIGELIPPNDQTSMSNTLIELS, translated from the coding sequence ATGTCTGAATCGTCAGTAAAACTAACCGAATATAGTCATGGAGCTGGCTGTGGGTGTAAGATCTCGCCACAAGTTCTTAGCACTATATTGGCCTCTTCATTACCTTCATTTACTGACCCTAAGCTATTAGTAGGAAATCAAACCCGCGATGATGCGGCCGTTTATCAACTCAATGATGAAACAGGTATTATCAGTACCACTGACTTTTTCATGCCTATCGTCGATGATCCGTTTACTTTTGGTCGCATCGCCGCCACTAACGCCATCAGTGACATCTACGCTATGGGCGGTACGCCTATTATGGCCATTGCAATATTAGGTTGGCCAGTCAATGTACTTGCCCCCGAAGTCGCACAAAAAGTCATTGAAGGTGGGCGCCAAGCCTGTGCTGATGCAGGAATTATGTTAGCAGGCGGCCACAGTATTGATGCACCAGAGCCAATATTTGGACTTGCTGTGACCGGTCAAATCCCGCTTGAGCAATTAAAACGAAATAGCACAGCTAAAGCGGGGGATAAACTCTATCTCACTAAGCCAATAGGCATCGGTATTCTGACTACGGCACAGAAGCAGAAAAAGCTCACTAGCGAAGACAGTATGATTGCGATTAATGCCATGTGTCAGCTTAATAAAGTAGGACAAGATATCGCAGCTATTACCGGGGTCAACGCACTGACTGATGTCACAGGCTTTGGTCTAGCGGGTCACTTAATTGAAGTATGTCAGGGGGGCAATGTCAGCGCGAACCTTTCATTTAATAGCATCCCGTTATTAGCGCAAGCAATGCACTACTTAAACTTGGGTTGTACTCCAGGTGGGACACAACGCAATTTTGAAAGTTATCAGCAGTATTTACCTGAAATGAGCGAACAGCAACAAGCGATTCTGTGTGATCCGCAAACCAGTGGCGGCTTACTGATTTCTGTTAGCCCCGATTCAGAGCAACAACTCATTGCCTTGCTCAACAGTCAAGATATTGCCCCTATCTGTATTGGTGAACTCATTCCCCCTAATGACCAGACGAGTATGAGTAACACACTCATTGAGCTGAGTTGA
- a CDS encoding acyl-CoA desaturase, whose translation MKKPPIIWLNTSLFALTLLGALTLVPWRGLTHGFEAIEWIAFVVLAFASGLSITAGYHRLWSHKAYKAHPVMRFLFALGGALALQNSALHWSSDHRIHHKHVDNNDKDPYSAKKGFWYSHIGWMLREYQASRYHDYKNVRDLQKDAIVMWQHKHYLSLVLLMNIGLPAFLGWLNGDIISMVLMAGLLRLVVVHHCTFFINSLAHIWGSQPYTNKNTARDNGVIALLTYGEGYHNFHHIFENDYRNGIKWWHYDPTKWLIKSMHWCGLATDLRVVPQERIESAKLQMQLLKAQNKVAHLPNCDELIANFQAEYDLMKQHLMEYYQAKKVLLDAKRKQLSNQQLKLQVQELKARLLAQKKNWNNLTAAY comes from the coding sequence ATGAAAAAACCACCTATTATTTGGTTAAATACTTCTTTATTCGCTCTAACACTTCTAGGCGCACTCACTCTTGTGCCTTGGCGTGGATTAACCCACGGCTTTGAAGCGATTGAATGGATTGCTTTTGTGGTACTTGCCTTTGCCAGCGGACTCTCTATTACGGCTGGTTATCATAGGCTGTGGTCGCATAAAGCGTATAAAGCTCACCCTGTAATGCGATTTTTATTCGCACTGGGCGGTGCTTTAGCATTACAAAATAGTGCACTGCATTGGTCTTCAGATCATCGCATTCACCATAAACATGTTGATAATAACGATAAAGATCCTTACTCAGCTAAAAAAGGATTTTGGTATAGCCATATCGGTTGGATGTTGCGTGAATATCAAGCCAGTCGCTACCATGATTACAAAAATGTCCGCGACTTACAAAAAGACGCTATTGTGATGTGGCAACATAAACATTATTTGAGCTTAGTCCTATTAATGAATATCGGTTTACCTGCTTTCTTAGGTTGGCTAAATGGCGATATCATTTCAATGGTGCTAATGGCGGGTCTATTACGTTTAGTGGTTGTGCATCATTGTACTTTTTTTATTAACTCTCTAGCACATATCTGGGGCAGCCAACCTTATACCAATAAGAATACTGCACGAGATAACGGTGTTATCGCTTTGCTCACTTACGGTGAGGGATATCATAACTTTCACCACATATTTGAGAATGATTACCGTAACGGTATTAAGTGGTGGCACTACGACCCAACCAAATGGTTAATTAAGTCAATGCACTGGTGTGGTTTAGCAACCGACTTACGTGTTGTACCTCAAGAACGTATTGAAAGTGCCAAACTACAGATGCAACTTCTAAAAGCACAGAATAAGGTGGCTCATTTACCTAACTGTGATGAACTCATTGCTAACTTCCAAGCCGAGTATGACCTGATGAAGCAACATCTGATGGAATACTATCAAGCTAAGAAGGTGTTGTTAGATGCGAAACGTAAACAACTAAGTAATCAGCAATTGAAGTTGCAGGTACAAGAATTAAAAGCACGCTTGTTAGCCCAAAAGAAAAATTGGAATAACTTAACCGCCGCTTATTAA
- the fabR gene encoding HTH-type transcriptional repressor FabR, giving the protein MGVRALQKEKTRRALVDAAFNQLSAERSFSSLSLREVAREAGIAPTSFYRHFKDMNELGLTMVDEGGLTLRQMMRKGRQRAEAGGSVIRISVDTFVEVLESNPNVFRILLHERSGTSAAFRAAVAREIEHFISELSHYTEATAGRTPMLARVQAEALVTLVFNAGASALDMKRADRKVLADHLVLQLRMVAKGAEALQHKVDTR; this is encoded by the coding sequence ATGGGTGTAAGAGCATTACAGAAAGAAAAAACCCGTCGTGCATTGGTAGATGCCGCTTTTAATCAATTAAGCGCAGAACGTAGTTTTTCCAGTTTAAGTTTACGAGAAGTGGCTAGGGAAGCGGGCATTGCGCCAACCTCGTTTTATCGTCATTTCAAAGATATGAATGAACTTGGTTTAACAATGGTTGATGAAGGTGGATTAACACTTAGACAAATGATGCGTAAAGGTCGCCAACGTGCAGAAGCTGGTGGCAGTGTTATACGTATCTCAGTTGATACCTTTGTCGAAGTGCTTGAATCAAACCCAAACGTATTTCGTATTCTATTACATGAACGTTCAGGAACTTCTGCCGCTTTTAGAGCCGCAGTGGCAAGAGAGATTGAACACTTTATCTCTGAGCTTTCACATTATACCGAAGCCACAGCTGGCAGAACGCCTATGTTGGCAAGAGTACAAGCAGAAGCCTTAGTGACATTAGTCTTTAACGCTGGCGCATCAGCTTTAGACATGAAGCGGGCAGATAGAAAGGTATTAGCCGATCACTTAGTGCTGCAATTGCGAATGGTGGCCAAGGGCGCCGAAGCTTTACAACATAAAGTGGATACGCGATAA
- the trmA gene encoding tRNA (uridine(54)-C5)-methyltransferase TrmA: protein MNLAAMDPKNYDAQLAEKRIKLEQTFAEFTPPSLEVFASEPANYRMRAEFRVWHDDEDLYYYMFDKVLDQKVRCEQYLPAGKLINEMMTALMEELRPNPDLRFKLFQVDFLTTLSGEILVSLLYHRQLGDTWIEQAKLMKARLAEKFNVNIIGRARKLKIDLDKDFVVETLDVAGQVLHYKQIENSFTQPNAKVSVKMLEWAISATKDSTGDLLELYCGNGNFTIALAQNFDRVLATELAKPSVDAAQYNIAINEVENVQIIRMSAEDFSDAMAKKRTYRRLEGIDLDSYNCNTIFVDPPRAGIDDDTLALMQNYERILYISCNPETLKVNLETLGTTHKITRFALFDQFPYTHHMESGILLERK from the coding sequence ATGAATTTAGCTGCAATGGATCCTAAAAACTATGATGCGCAACTAGCAGAAAAGCGTATCAAGCTTGAACAGACCTTTGCCGAGTTTACTCCGCCTAGTTTAGAAGTGTTTGCTTCAGAGCCTGCCAACTACCGAATGCGTGCTGAATTTCGTGTATGGCATGATGATGAAGATTTATACTATTACATGTTTGATAAAGTGTTAGATCAAAAAGTACGCTGTGAACAGTATTTACCAGCGGGTAAATTGATCAATGAAATGATGACAGCATTAATGGAAGAGTTACGTCCTAATCCTGATTTACGTTTCAAACTATTCCAAGTGGATTTTTTAACAACACTGAGTGGTGAAATTTTAGTATCACTACTCTACCATCGCCAATTGGGCGACACTTGGATAGAGCAAGCGAAGTTAATGAAAGCCCGTTTAGCTGAAAAGTTTAACGTTAATATTATAGGCCGCGCTCGCAAGCTTAAAATCGATTTAGATAAAGATTTTGTTGTTGAAACACTGGATGTTGCTGGCCAGGTATTACATTACAAACAAATTGAAAACAGCTTCACTCAGCCCAATGCAAAAGTTTCAGTCAAAATGCTGGAGTGGGCTATTTCGGCGACAAAAGATAGCACTGGCGATTTATTGGAGCTGTACTGTGGAAATGGTAACTTCACTATCGCCTTGGCGCAAAATTTTGATCGCGTGTTAGCCACTGAACTAGCTAAACCATCAGTTGATGCCGCACAATATAATATTGCCATCAACGAGGTTGAGAATGTTCAAATCATTCGTATGTCAGCTGAAGACTTTAGTGATGCGATGGCGAAAAAGCGCACTTATAGACGCTTAGAAGGTATCGATTTAGATAGTTATAACTGTAATACCATTTTCGTTGACCCACCAAGAGCGGGTATCGATGATGACACTTTAGCATTAATGCAAAATTATGAACGTATCCTCTATATCTCATGTAACCCTGAAACGCTAAAAGTGAATCTTGAGACACTAGGCACTACGCATAAGATTACCCGCTTTGCACTATTCGACCAATTTCCTTATACCCATCATATGGAATCAGGCATATTACTAGAACGTAAGTAA
- the murI gene encoding glutamate racemase, with amino-acid sequence MSGPILIFDSGIGGLSVLEHIHSKIPAKDIFYLFDNARLPYGNLAEQDLIDGCVALITHQVKALNASVVVVACNTASTLVLPKLRENLSIPVVGVVPAIKPAAQLSMTKHIALLATPGTVERAYTKELISEFAGGCKVMLIGSSELVMIAEDKAERKHIDINKIKQIVAPINGTDIDTVILGCTHFPLLQQEIATCIEQPITLLDSGEAIAARVLSLVNIENGSDRKRVSSKGLLEAGYTKDIDKGLEITLANYGFKRLLRLP; translated from the coding sequence TTGTCAGGTCCTATACTCATTTTTGATTCTGGAATTGGTGGTTTATCGGTTTTAGAACATATTCATTCAAAAATACCTGCCAAAGATATTTTCTATTTGTTCGATAATGCACGATTACCTTATGGAAACCTTGCAGAGCAAGACTTAATTGATGGTTGTGTGGCATTGATTACGCATCAAGTAAAAGCGCTTAATGCATCAGTGGTCGTAGTGGCATGCAATACCGCCAGTACACTTGTATTACCTAAACTTAGAGAAAACCTTTCTATTCCTGTAGTTGGAGTTGTTCCTGCGATTAAACCTGCAGCTCAATTATCAATGACTAAACATATTGCATTATTAGCGACACCCGGCACTGTTGAAAGGGCATATACCAAAGAGTTAATCAGTGAATTTGCTGGTGGCTGTAAAGTGATGTTGATTGGTTCATCTGAGTTAGTGATGATTGCAGAAGATAAAGCAGAAAGAAAACACATCGATATAAATAAGATTAAACAGATCGTTGCGCCCATCAATGGCACTGATATCGACACCGTTATATTAGGCTGTACACACTTTCCACTATTACAGCAAGAAATAGCAACATGTATTGAGCAACCAATTACCTTACTTGATTCTGGAGAAGCGATTGCTGCAAGAGTGTTGTCGTTAGTTAATATTGAAAATGGTTCAGATCGTAAAAGGGTATCTTCAAAAGGATTGTTGGAAGCAGGGTATACGAAGGATATTGATAAGGGGTTAGAAATAACATTAGCTAACTACGGTTTTAAGCGATTGCTTAGACTGCCGTAG
- a CDS encoding RNA recognition motif domain-containing protein codes for MQKPFVITLVIALIGAIVIYALSSDVSLVVSFIAGVMLASLVFTFVPSSSATDSSKPYVGPTMTLYVGNLPYRVHEGEVKALFGEYGPVNSVRLVRDRKTGRRKGFGFVEMSESGAKKAMNKLNDYSFQERTLKVREAKSQESDPAEMNKED; via the coding sequence ATGCAGAAGCCATTTGTTATTACCCTAGTCATTGCCCTTATAGGTGCAATTGTTATTTATGCTCTTTCAAGCGATGTTTCATTAGTCGTGTCATTTATTGCTGGTGTTATGTTAGCTAGCCTTGTATTTACTTTCGTGCCATCTTCTAGCGCAACGGATTCAAGTAAGCCTTATGTTGGACCAACAATGACTCTATATGTTGGTAACTTGCCATACCGTGTTCATGAAGGTGAAGTGAAAGCGTTGTTTGGTGAATACGGACCGGTTAATTCAGTTCGTTTAGTAAGAGATCGAAAAACTGGTCGTCGTAAAGGTTTTGGCTTTGTTGAAATGTCAGAATCTGGTGCGAAAAAAGCAATGAACAAGTTAAACGATTACAGCTTCCAAGAACGTACTTTGAAAGTTCGTGAAGCTAAATCACAAGAGTCAGATCCAGCAGAAATGAATAAAGAAGACTAA
- the murB gene encoding UDP-N-acetylmuramate dehydrogenase yields MPVNLKPHNTLSLTQSCETYVEVNSKQELTDAVTRVYKSASPMLILGGGSNVVFTTDFNGTVIKVLSKGINVTEHSDHYSVSVQAGENWHEFVQYCLQRGMHGLENMALIPGTVGAAPIQNVGAYGVEIEKFCHQVEYYDYTSETINVISALECQFGYRDSIFKHALRNKAVITEVVFKLPKKWIPNLDYGPLKHLEADDIGAKTIFETVCSVRQSKLPDPSKLGNVGSFFKNPIITAKQYVELLAEFSDLVGYAQSDGSIKIAAGWLIDEAGLKGFSIGKAAVHSQQALVLINLGGATGEDICMLAHTVMDRINEKFNIQLESEPRIIGSQGEVSI; encoded by the coding sequence ATGCCTGTAAATTTAAAACCCCATAACACCCTATCCCTTACACAGTCATGTGAAACGTATGTTGAGGTTAATTCAAAACAAGAATTAACAGATGCAGTCACTAGAGTTTATAAGTCTGCGAGTCCTATGCTTATATTAGGTGGCGGAAGTAATGTCGTATTTACGACAGACTTTAACGGGACTGTAATAAAGGTTTTGTCGAAGGGGATTAATGTTACTGAACACTCTGATCATTACAGCGTATCTGTGCAGGCGGGTGAGAACTGGCATGAATTTGTGCAATATTGTTTGCAAAGAGGGATGCATGGCCTCGAAAATATGGCATTAATTCCTGGCACTGTGGGTGCTGCTCCTATTCAGAATGTTGGCGCGTATGGCGTTGAAATTGAGAAGTTTTGCCACCAAGTTGAATATTATGATTATACATCGGAAACAATAAACGTTATTTCAGCTTTAGAATGTCAATTTGGTTATAGAGATTCAATTTTCAAACATGCATTAAGAAACAAGGCCGTCATTACTGAGGTTGTATTTAAACTTCCTAAGAAATGGATTCCTAACCTTGACTATGGACCGTTAAAACATTTAGAAGCAGATGACATTGGCGCGAAAACCATTTTTGAAACCGTTTGTAGTGTCAGACAAAGCAAATTACCTGACCCTTCTAAGCTTGGAAATGTAGGCAGTTTTTTTAAAAACCCGATAATAACTGCTAAGCAATATGTTGAATTACTAGCTGAATTTAGCGATCTTGTTGGTTATGCTCAATCGGACGGTAGTATTAAAATTGCAGCTGGCTGGTTAATTGATGAAGCAGGCTTGAAAGGTTTTTCAATTGGTAAAGCAGCAGTGCATAGCCAGCAAGCTTTAGTCTTGATTAACCTAGGTGGTGCTACTGGTGAGGATATATGTATGTTAGCGCACACCGTAATGGACAGAATAAACGAAAAATTCAATATACAATTGGAATCCGAGCCAAGAATAATCGGTTCACAAGGAGAGGTGAGTATTTAA